Sequence from the Methanobrevibacter arboriphilus genome:
ATTAGCTAAATAACCACTAATAACAACATTATCACCAACAAAAACGTTTAAAGGATCAATAACAATAGTACTATTTGTATCAGCTTTTATAACATCAAAATTAGTAGAATTAGTAAAATCCTCATAAAAAGGATTTCCAAACAAAGCAACAATCACATCAATAAGTCCAGCATGAGTAGCTATATAACTTAAACTCCAAAAACCAGTAGTATCATTAACATCCACTAAGTAACTATGACCATCAACAATAACATTAACCACACCAATATTAGTATAATTAGCTAAATAACCACTAATAACAACATTATCACCAACAAAAACATTTAAAGGATTAATATATATAGTACTATTTGTATTATATTTTGCAACATTAAAACTAGTAGCATTGATAAAACCAGTATAATTTTCATTACCACAATAACTGATAATTACACTTATGTTTCCTGTAGAATACGCAGTATAATTATAATTCCAACCACCAGCAGCCTCAACAGTAACATTAAAATCATTACCATCAATACTAACAGTTAAAAAATCAGAACCATCACCAGAATAACCATCTAATTGACCATAAATAGCAATATTTTCACCAATATTAACAGTATAAGGACTAATAACAATAGTGGAATTAGTAATGTTTTTAACAATGAAATTAAAAGTCACATATTGATCATCCAAAGAAGCATCTAAAGTCTGATTACCACCAAAAATGGTGAAATTATTCTCAAACAAATCATTAGTACTAGTAATATACTCAACACCATTAAAAGTACCATTCACCACAAAATAAGGTAAATTCTCAACACAATCATTTTTTAAAGTAGTATTCAATACTAGAAAGATAAATGAAACATTATCACCATGTTTAAGGTTGTTTAAACTAGAAATATTGATAATATTTAATATATAATGATTTTTAGTATTAATACCTAAAATCTTACCATTTATATCATTAAAACCCCACCAATTATAATCAAAACTACTATTCAGATTAAAACCAGTGATATTCACGCCAATAAGAGCATTAATATGATTATATTTGACAATAACATTAACACGACATTTAGAATATAAACCAGCAAAATTCAAACCAATTCCATTTGTAGCAAAAATACTATTATAATTAATTGTAAAATTACTTATATTAATAGATGTAATTGGTATTATCCTATCAGGAGATTCAAAGTATTCAAAATAAAATCCATCACCATAATAAGAAGTTATATTATTATTCAAAAAACTAACACCACTAATATTACCTTCAAAAGAATAAACATACACACCATAGAGCCCCCCTGTGATATTATTTTTGGTGAAGATAACTTGTGATTTGCTGTTTTTGTATACAGATAAATCAACACCACAATCTGTTCCTGTTATGTTATTGTTAATGAAAGATATATTAGTGTTGTTACTACTGTATGAAGATAGTTGAACACCTTTATTTGATATTCCAGTGATATTATTGTTATTGAAGGATATATTAGTGTTTTTGCTACTGTATGAGAATAGATGAACGCCATTAGGTGTTCCTATAATATTGTTGTTAGTGAAAGATATATTGGTGTTACTACTGATAGCTACAGACAAATCAACACCACCATATGATCCTATGATTTTGTTGTTAGAAAACTGAAACCATGAGTTGTTACTACTAGATGCATCAAAAGAAACACCATATCGAGATTCTCCTGTTATGTTATTGTTAATGAAAGATATATTAGCGTTGTTACTACTAGCTCCATACAGATAAATACCACCATATGATCCTGTGATGTTATTGTTGGTGAAAGTTATATTATTACTACAACCAGCTCCACGAATACGAACACCATTAGAATCACTAGGACTATTACCTCTTATATTATTACCAATTAAAGAAACAGATATAATAATATTACTATTATCAAGAGCAGAAATATAAAGAGCCCCACGATTATAATTAGCAATTGAAGAAACAATGATATTATTTTCAATGTTTATTCCTTTTAAATCATTACCAACACTATGTATATCAATACTAATACCATTAGTTGTGATGTTATTACCATCAATCCTTAAATCACCATTATTAGATTGTATAGCTGTATCAAAACCAGTGATAGTTAAATTTATAATCTTAACATTATTTGATTTAATATTAAATAAAATACCATTTCCTGTTCCAACTATTTTAGTATTTCGACTTTTACCTTGAATAGTAGCATTACGAGACACATTAATCTGATCCAAACTATAATCACCATCATCAAGATTAATCACTAACTTATCATCAGTATCATTATCAATAACACTTTGAAAATCATCAGTAATATTAGAACTAGTAAAATTATACTCAGCTGCACTAACACTAGACAAACTCAAAAATAAGAAAGTTAACACAAAAATAAATAAAATAAAACAATTATCCCTAAATATATCCTTAAATAAAATATTTTTCACTCCTATTATAAATATACAATATAAGAAAAACGAATACAATGAGAACACTCACTATGTTATAAATATAATATAAAAATACTTCTATATAAATATTACTAATTACTACCTAAAACAAAAACAATAGCTACCCCTGAAATTAAAATTAAATGATTATTAAAAATAATAAAAAAAACTGAGCATAAATATTAAAATAATTATTAAAAAATGAATAATTATTAAAAAATAAATTCTATTCAATAAAAATAATAAAAAATAAAGATAAAAAATGAAAAATAAAAAACTATTGAAAATAGTTAATACAATAATAAACAATTAAAACACTTCGATTAAGATATAAAATCCTAAAAATAGATAAAAGATAAAACATTTGAATTAGTGATAATAAAATATAAAATTAAAATAGATAGCCAAAAAAGAATATTGTCTTGAATAGATTTAAGTATAACTATCAATATAATATATAATTGGTGATTAGCTATGATAAGTAGTAAAATTTATGATAACAATCAAACAATAATCCCCTCTGAAATAA
This genomic interval carries:
- a CDS encoding Ig-like domain-containing protein translates to MSSVSAAEYNFTSSNITDDFQSVIDNDTDDKLVINLDDGDYSLDQINVSRNATIQGKSRNTKIVGTGNGILFNIKSNNVKIINLTITGFDTAIQSNNGDLRIDGNNITTNGISIDIHSVGNDLKGINIENNIIVSSIANYNRGALYISALDNSNIIISVSLIGNNIRGNSPSDSNGVRIRGAGCSNNITFTNNNITGSYGGIYLYGASSNNANISFINNNITGESRYGVSFDASSSNNSWFQFSNNKIIGSYGGVDLSVAISSNTNISFTNNNIIGTPNGVHLFSYSSKNTNISFNNNNITGISNKGVQLSSYSSNNTNISFINNNITGTDCGVDLSVYKNSKSQVIFTKNNITGGLYGVYVYSFEGNISGVSFLNNNITSYYGDGFYFEYFESPDRIIPITSINISNFTINYNSIFATNGIGLNFAGLYSKCRVNVIVKYNHINALIGVNITGFNLNSSFDYNWWGFNDINGKILGINTKNHYILNIINISSLNNLKHGDNVSFIFLVLNTTLKNDCVENLPYFVVNGTFNGVEYITSTNDLFENNFTIFGGNQTLDASLDDQYVTFNFIVKNITNSTIVISPYTVNIGENIAIYGQLDGYSGDGSDFLTVSIDGNDFNVTVEAAGGWNYNYTAYSTGNISVIISYCGNENYTGFINATSFNVAKYNTNSTIYINPLNVFVGDNVVISGYLANYTNIGVVNVIVDGHSYLVDVNDTTGFWSLSYIATHAGLIDVIVALFGNPFYEDFTNSTNFDVIKADTNSTIVIDPLNVFVGDNVVISGYLANYTNIGVVNVIVDGFSELVGVDNVTGFWSLDYTANRAGAVNVIVGLSGNPFYEDFNNSTNFTVKKFNVVFTLAVFGKNNYGETIKLKSKLTKSTNNGLSLKGKLVKFYVNNKLVGSKITDLSGLASFNYKIVSTKKLTFKAVFAGDSEYNNKTSNIITKTISKAKITMILSNKLYKKKIKVTLRFKGKPLKTKWVKFYVKGKYIGKAKTNSKGVALFKYTKKHGKLAVKSVFMGDNLFKSIQYSRKIKL